The nucleotide sequence ACAGCGATATCAAAACACAACTATACCAAACACAGCAATATCAAACACAACTACACCAAACACAACAACACCAAACACAGCGATATCAAACACAACTACACCAAACACAGCGATATCAAACACAACTACACCAAACACAGCGATATCAAACACAACTatatcaaacacaaatacaccaaacacaactaCACCAAACACAGCGATATCAAACACAACTACACCAAACACAACTATATCAAACACAACTACACCAAACACAGCGATATCAAACACAACTACACCAAACACAACTACACCAAACACAGCAATATCAAACACAACTACACCAAACACATCTATATCAAACACAACTACACTAAACACAGCGATATCAAACACAACTACACCAAACACAACTATATCAAACACAACTACACCAAACTTGCTGTTGCTGGCAATCTGGCTCAGATTATAAACATTTGACGATAATGAGCTTTTAAAAAGGTATTTCACCTTAATCGCAGGGGTATTATGACTGTTGTAGAACTTGTCAGGGACAATATTTCTTTGATTAGCCTATATACTTGTTTTCATTAACCAGTTGGGTAAGTAGTAGTAACAGCTCTTTTTGCATCCAGTTGATcttaagggaagtcgtggcctaatggttagagagtcggactcccaatcgaagggttgtgagttcgagtcttgggctggcaggaattgtgggtggggggagtgcatgtatagttctctctccttcaataccacgacataggtgcccttgagcaaggcatcgaaccccccactgctccgggtgtgtgtgtgtgtgttcacagtgtgtgtgtgtgtgtgtgttcactgctctgtgtgtttgcacttcagatgggttaaatgcagagcacaaattctgagtatgggtcaccatacttggctgaatgtcactttgaTTTTTCACTCACTCTACCTCTCATTTtgcttcaaatacatttttatgctgGCCATTTATAATATAGTATACAAAACAATACCCAGTCTATTTTATGGTAAATGCagtaatcacactttttttttattaaattgagcAGCCCTATACAAGGCCAAATATGAGTTTACAAATCAATTACTagtttaaacagaaaaataaccTATAGCAGACAAAGAATAATCATTCAACATAAAGACCacaaatgtgctttaaaaaatgAATAGGGTTGATTTTGATTTTACATACTAACCTTCATCATAACGCTGTCTGAGAGCGGTACCCGGAGCGGCGCTGGGAACTCCTTCGTACAAACCCTCACCGACAAAATCTGTGTAGAACAGCATGAACGACATGACACCCATCCAGCTGCAGAGCTGTGCCAAACACAGCTGTTGCATGACACGTGGCACGTGGCAGTAGCTGCGATAAATGGCCGGTGTCATGGACCAGCAAGTCCTCAGCAGGCACATGAGCGGGCCGGACTTCAGAGCCCACAGCTTACACTGAAACAGATAGCAACACGAGCGTGGAAAACACCGTCTAGGCTCCGGCGGCCCTGGTTCCAGGGTGGACAAGGGCTCCTCGGACACTTTCATGGTCACTAACACGCTGACcatgaagatgaggatgaggagggaGAACAAGCACTCTGCCTGACCACCCAGGTAGAAGGAAAGAAGCCCTCCGCTCCAGTCAAGGGCAGGCAGCAAATAGCCTACACAACCTCCAAGGCTTACCATGAAGGAGAACATAGCGAAAGCCTGTCCGCAGTCATCCCGGTCACGGTAGAGGTCCGAGAGTAATGCCTCCAATGGCGTAAAGCACACCTGTCCGCAGAAGTCCAATAGGCCCACGCCTAGGATGAGCAGGCCCACCTGGAGAGCCTGGTTGCGGCGGCTGCTGCCCCAGCTCAGGTTGGCGGCCAACACATCAGCATGTGGTATGATAAAAAGGGCTAGGAGAACTCCCAATGACAGCAGCCATATGAAGGGTCGCCGTCGGCCGTAGCTGCTGTTGCAGTGATCACTGGCTGAGCCAATTAGGGGGATGAAGAGAAGTCCCAGGACAGGTCCAATACCTAACGAAAAAGTATATGAATGTTAAACAAGAAATGTTAGGGTTTTTTTTGCATTGGAGACAACATGTCTAAGAATCACAGCCATGGCCTCTATCTTTTGGCCTCATCTTCAGTCTGCTGTAATGCTGCCTGTAGTTTAAGGTGACCATTCACTGGCTCTGCTCCCTTGTCCCCACAGCTTTTCTAATTAAAGCAGATGACTCAGTACACTGGTTGGGCACTGATTCCCATTTCGATTCGAGTCTagattttcagcagctatttttATTCAAGTGTGTGGTGGAAAGATGACCTGAACAtgctcaaaatgtaattaaaagttCACTGGAGTCAATTTACTCAGTGCACATGGTAAAAATTGTAAAAGATttaatagaaaaagaatataaaaacattcagtgGTTCATATTGTAAAACAATTGCATCCATTTAACAGcagcattattaattattactatgaattaaaattgtttgtaattttaatttgctgaataaaagttttaatttcttaaaaaacatcttacagaccctacatttttgaacagtagagtaTATAGTGTTTTGAGCCTAAATTATGCCGAAAATTTGTTTTTGGAATCATGGCAATGTTTGGGAATTatcaaatgttacaaaaacacatttcagcaAGTGCTGTAAACCGGAAAATGGAAGTATGTGTGGAATATCACACCTAAAACAATTTTAGGGAAGGCACTGAGCAGGTATTGAAGAACCATGTGTAATGTGAGGAATACTGTAGAAAACCATGAATCTGCCTACCCTAAATTGATTTGTTTAACAATGTCGGTCAACTGCGCCTGTAAGTCAACACCCATAGTGGAGGAAGAGTGGGCTTCTGCCCACTTCCTTTTAAAGGTGCCTTTGTACTGTTTGCAACAGTTCAAGACAATTAATCATATGACTCTTTTATATACTACCCAGTGCAATTCATTATAGTCATCCTAATTGTTTCTGTAGCTCCAATGGAAAAGCATGGCTTTAATAAAACCACGGTCATGGGTTTAAGTTCCAGGGGAAAAAACATAAACCTACAATACACTGTTAGTTCAAGAAGAGGTCACAAACAACTCATCACATGAAGATCAATCTGGTCCAAAAAGCCCAGACTAAAGAAATCTATTTCTCAGGTCACcataacattaaaatgaataaaatgcctCCAAACCCCACTCCATTAAGAAACAGTCCAACAAAACCTCTGCAATCACGTACAACCACACACAAAACGTTTTGAAAGCACTTCTAATGGCAATGACATTATGAGGTTATAGAGCTTGTGAATGGAAATGAGCACAAAGGATCTTTCTTTGCTTTCCACTGCAGCTGTTGACAAAGAGAGCGGTGTGTAGTATGTATTAACACAACACACAGCTTCTGTCCGTCTGGTGCAAAGTGTCCACATGCACATTTGTGAACTGCTTTTAGTCTTGGAGAGGCAAATAGTCTTGGAGAGAGATTCATCTACAGCAAAAGCCATGAGGAAGCCATTTGTGGGCACAAAATAATGCATCTGTTCATATGGCATGCCGAAAATAAACctattaaaataattgaataacattttttgtacttcaaaatactttaaaatgtaatttattcctgtgatgcaaagatgaattttcagcatcattactccagtcttcggcgTCACATACAGTGTCACAGTGCCACATatcatctaatatgctgatttgctgctcaagaaacatatatatatatatatatgaaaataaatctgtatCATTTATCCTTTTGagcttttatttacaaaaatcgAACTTTCATTGGAGAACGAGAATTTAAAATAGGAGAgcaaacatttttattctttaaaacacATTGGCCACAAATAATCctacccttttattcaatactttttgcaaCCTCCTTTTGCCAGGATATCAGCTCTGAATCTTCACCTATAATGCCTGATAGGTTTGGAGATCATTctgagaccattccttcatccaggattcagattcacagctccatgtttatgcttctcttcagttcaccacaCTAATTTTCTACAGGGTTCAGCTCAGGGAACTGGGTTGGCCAtggcagaagcttggttttgtccTCAATGACCcatttttggtttagttttgttgtttgtttgtggatcattgtcttgttggaagatCCAAcagcccattataagatttctagcaTGGAAAGTCcgctttgaatttttttatatgttggtTTTTAATTGAATCCATATCTGAGAAAGAAGCTTCCGGCACTAAGGCAGTCCATGATGACTATATTATCTGATGAAAGTCCAGAGGAAAGTCccacagaattttaattttacaggATGCAGTAAAACCATACAAGCTTCCACACAGCTGCTGCCCCTCGAGCCTCCGGGCCTCTTCCTGCAGTCCGGTGCCTTCCAATTAGCACCTGATTACCACCTGGATGGGGCAGCAAGTGATTTAGCCAGTAATTATGATAATAACCCCCATTATAGGATCGACTCCTAAGTGGGAAACAACCTTGACTTGCCGTTTACAGCACGGCCCTTCATTAACAAATCATAAACCCCAGTTGGATATTCCAAGGTTAGACTGAAACCTTACCTAAAACCATCGTCATGTACTGTTCCTCCACTCCGGCCTCCAGCAAAAGAGGGGGCACGTAGGTTATCCCAGCCGCCACGCAGATCTCCAGGCCACACGTCAGCGAGTTGAGCAGGACCAGACGCCACTGAGACCTCCATCCAGTCATATTTACACAGGAAGGGTTCACCTTTCTCCCGTGTGTCGGTGGGAAACTCTACTCACTCCTCCAGGAGAAGGCGAAAGGCGCAGGGTCGGGTGCCCAAGGATGAGGTGGGCGCGTGGGGTGCGGAAGAGCAGAGATTCGGACTCTCAGTGGGCTCAGATGAACTAGGGGATCCATTGTGCCTTCAGCATTCTTGATCTGAAAGGAAACGACAGAAGGCATGCATGATCTGTTTTTGTGATGGACACTATAAAACACATTACTGCAGATGTTGTTGTCCCCGTTCCTGACCAGCCGGACACACTAAGGTCACCCTGCCCGGCGGCTCGCCTTCCCCTCACTCTGTCATTAGCTCGTTCACTCAGAGCTGATTCGACTGGGCCTCCTCACTGCAGTTGCCACCTTTAATTAGCAGCATTTGTTCATGAAAAGCAACGTTAATGAGTCAGATTTTTACCGCTGCCAGTGAAGAACTGTGGCTGCCTTTCGTTCACCGTGGGAGATTgtgcaattatgatttttttatcacTAATATCAGGGTTTGGTTTCTTCAACTGAACATTCATGCTTATTCTGGAACATTCCAGCAGGGACAGAATTTTAAACTATAATGGCTGTAGAAGTCTGAATTGAAGTTTACAAGTAATTTAACTATTTGTTTATTAGAAAACTAATAAATCCCCTGAGACAATCAAAACGAATCTATTGGTTGATATTTACTCATTTCTAAACATTAGTGGCAAAATTGATTTAAATtctaaatgtcaaatacaataagCAATTGGTGCGAAAATACAAAATAGACAATCAGTTATTGGAAAattactggaagaaaaaaaatcatacttcagtaaatcataattatgacataaaagtcaaaatacacaaaaagccaaaaaacttttttgtcataattttggctttttatctcataattgtcaatttttactttttatgttatAGATTTGGCTTTTATAAGAGTATTATAAtgtcatatttttactttttatctcataatcatgacttgtgatattttatacattttatgtcataattttgacctTGTCAATTACAAAAGCACGATTTACTGAAGCATGAGAAATTGGCTTCCATACAAAATAGTCCCTCTAAATGCACAATCATTAATAAGgcatcactatttttatttttttacttagattacacacacacacacacacacacacacacacacacacacatatatatattacttcagtaaatgtttttctttttaatattataaataataatgtttattattactaGGAGACActaaagatacatttttgttgaattttgacattggatgccaagttgaaaaaaaaaagatccataagttaactaaaagtattttttttattattgattcatCACTCTTTATTGTTACTTGGCACATGCAAAGCCTCTTTAAAAAGCCAAAAAACTAAACAGTACATTAAAAGCTGATGATTCAATGTTTCATAAACCACCTGAAAAGTCTTTAAATCCATCTAATTAGATAAACAGATAATCAAAATAACCATTAGTCGCAACTCTTTATTTTATGCCAAGCTATTCATGTCTATCATCGAATCTGCTAGCTACAACATTTACCTCCACCAATGACTTCATCCACAACCCGCCGTCCGTCTCCACACATGTACAAACAAAGCATCTCAAACGAAATACAACACCAACGCACTCCTTCTCTGAATATCATTTCCTCCCACAACTCTCCTGGGTACGACATGTCAATCAGTGTGAAGGACTTCTTCTCTTAAAATGACACGAAACTTCCAAGAACACAAGCTTTTCACGTTCTAATCTTGAAGAGAGAGGCTATTTGCttttcaaatgcaaataattGTTGCTAAAACACAAATGAGAGGCAAAGCGCACTAGAAAATATGTCTAAAAACAGATTTCAACAAGAACAGACCATATTTGATCACTTACTTCACCCTTTGCACTTCAGGTAACCTGATTTGCTCCAGAGTTGCTCTTGATAATGTTTAAAGTGCTGAAACTCTCTCTCGATTCCATCAAGCTCTTCCTGAGCTCAGATATTAAACCATGAGCAACGGCGAGTTCTGCGTCTCTGGCACTGACTGTCACCCTGCCATCTGATTATGAGACATGTGTGAGAACACTCAGAGCAGCCACCACCTTTCAGGAGGATGAAAAACAACCAGGTGCTAAATTCATATTTGGTGTTACATTGCTCCATCTATGTGGGCCAACTGCTCAACATTGGCAGATAGAAAGCATATCATCATCTTCATTTGAAGAATCTAACTTTGCGGAAAATATTCAAATCTACAAGTTCATTTTGTATTTAGAGGTTCattaaacaggtttttttttatatagggcTATAGTCAAGAgaccaaaacaaaccaaaaaatataacAAAGACTTCATTAGCATTCGTAATTTCAGTGTATTGTGCACCATAatggatttattttaagtatttaaataaataaggaaaatatgttttatctCAATATAGAGGAGTCTAAAAAGCTTGTGCAACTCACATTTTTGCATCAATGGCTCAAGATTATGTGAATTTGTGAAATATCTAATAATGATCTCATCACTTATCTcgtcaaagaaaaaaacaagcagaATACTTTGGCACAAAGCAGATGCCAAAATGGGGCTCCGCAGACGCAACTATTTTACACCCATTCCTTCAGTCCTGAAAGGAGCCCATCAGGGGTCTATCTCAGTCCATCTCTGTAGGACCTCCACCCTGCTGTCCCAATGCCTAGACAAGCCCCCCGCTTTTCACTCGTCCCTTGACAACTTCCCCCACCTCTATTCCAGAACTAGCCCTCAAGGTCATCCTTATTGACGACTTTTGCAGAACTATCACAAAAGAGAAGCACATTAATGCCTGTTTTCCCTGAGTCGTAGCTAATAGACTTTCTATTGTGGATGGGTTGAATCATCTCACCATCTCCAACACTCACCATAGTTCTGATATAGTTCgtttttaattaacttaaattTATCAGCGTAATTTGTGGCATAGTTAAGCATTATTTAATTAAGTGTGATACTTTTATACAACATTTCAGTAAACATTACAGTAACAAATTAGCAGTGTTTTGCTCCTAAATTAACCAAATTAATCAGTAGAGTTGATTAatgattcactcataaagttGTCACTTGCTTTGTTCCTAAATGagttaatgtttttgaacaaataggTTGAGGGAATTATTCAATGACTTACTGAAAAAGACACTGGTTGCCACCTACTGGTAACCTGTAACCTACAGCAAGAATCAAGCACTAAAAAAACCTTCATTAATAAATGACAATCTTTCTGAAACATGGAAACAGAGACAAAAGACAAGCAGAGTAATACTGACGGTAAAAAGTCAATTGACTCATAaaacaaatcaacaaacaaaacaggtattacataatacattttaggaataatattgttattttgttttcatctctGAGCAAGAAACAGTAGCTGTGTTTAGTTTCTAACTAAATCGGTGTTTCTGAACAAATTGGTTGGGTTGAgctgattcaatgactcataagcccctttcacactgcacgtcggacccgcaatatttccggaacattgccgggtcgccttctgtgtgaaagcaaccacgtcccggaattgattaccgaattgaacccgggtcggggacctagtaacattgcggggttcgacccgggacgagcgctatgtgaacaaaagccagatctaattccgtatcgaagtgatgacgcgcgttatcgcgcgactcttttaccggctgttttgaaggaagatcaacattcgcgacgaaaacatatgtgcaaactgtaatgaagcagagatcagttagttcctcactttccgcgctgacgcagagatcgtttgcttgcttcagtgaaagtataacgtgcctagcgtttttgacgcgtacattacacgtcacgcgctgatgtcatgTGTCGTTACGGGAAAATGTGtcacaaaaatgtgaaaatgtgaaagtgccaaatctagcgaccagggaacaattgcaggaacactttacccctgtatttgccggaatggcagtgtgaaaggggctataaaGATATCACATTTAATTCCTGAATGAGTGAGTGTTTCTGCATAAATCGGTTAAATGAATCAAAGACTCACTCACTCAAAAAGTCACTTATCACTCATTATTGTTACAAAGCTTTAAAAGAATAAATTTTCTACTGTATGACTAGTGTATCATTATACCTAACCTTGTATGAGTAAAGTTAAATCCAGCCACTTAATTTCACCGACCATGTAAAGCTGGTTGGATTTATATGAATACCATGATACCAGAAACTACTGTTCATTTGAAGTAAACTCCACAGCAATTATGTTGGTAATGGATAGCtacaaacatttacttaaaagtGTATTCTCAGcttaaaaaattatgatttaggTAAGTTTACAAAGTCAAAACAAGAGATTAAATAAAAGTATgagtttcaaattaaaattttgttctttaaaaaaaaacgagACGAGTCTAGATTTTACTTTGATAATAAACATAAGGCTATGCCATGGAACATTCTTTTTACACAATGTAAACTAAGGTCAGCATGAAGGATTGTGTTACTCGAGTTAATTTCAGACCCTTGTTACCAAGGGGAGAATTTGACATAATGAAAACTGACAATTCAAGGAGATGTGTCACTCACGAAGCATTAAAAGTGCTATCATGCCAGTGGTATCATGGTTCAGAGACACAGGGGAAGCTGGAAGTTATAATCGGAGCTACCGTATAGAATTTAGCAGCATGTGTTTGACGTGCCTTAAATTATGTGTCAAATGAAAGCCACGTGTGTTTGCTTTAAACCTGGTGTGCCTTTACCGTGACATGATGCAAAGCAAAGGCACCGGGTCATTCAGCCAGCACATTTACATCCTCAAACCATTCCATTATGTCTACTGATCACCGAAATGCAAGTTTTTCATAAACATGCTCCAACTACCTAATCTGAAATGGTTTTAGAATTGCATACCAGGTTAAGGATCCTTTGATACCACCACTGTTCCTCTCACACACCACAATCCCAGACCTATTCAATAGCGCAACCCCCTCTGCCCCTGCAGATAAGCTTTAATGGCTCTGAAGGGCATTATTACCATACAAAACAGGCTTTGTGAACATTGAGCcaatgttagtaacttgatataCTGAGGAATCAAGCCCTTTCAGTTAAGCTTTTATCAAGTCTTAAGAGTCTTAGAAACACCCTTAACAACAGCCCGAGTGTCTGAGCTTGAAGCCGAGAAGAGCATTTCTCCAGAGTGACATCAGAACCACAAGCAACAGTGGATTTCCAACCAAAAACCTCAGACGATATTCAACATGGTTTGGCTGAAACTGAGATGAGACCGAGGCGACAGTGCAGCTCTAAttccacaatttaacatttcaCTTTGACAAGCTATTTAGCAGAATATCTCTGAACATCTCGGACTTCATCTTGGACTGCTTCCTGATGAATCCTGGTCTTGATTGTAGGGAGGGTCCCAGCATAATTCTTCTCTTAACTGAGATCACACGAGTGTGGGTGCATAAATCTTATCCTAGCATCCGTTAGCATGACCCCTGACCTCAGCACTTGATCCTGATCATATGATAAAACCTTCCCTCAAAGACACACAGCAGTTTGACATTTGTTCAAATGTTGTTTAATAAAAAACACCTGGGTTATTAGTAGtaacattttaagttaaaatgttattaagtTTAATGGTTAAAAGACGAATAtggtatagaaataaaaaactgtaaatgaatTACTGAAAAGTGACATTATAGAAAATACTGTGAAGGTACAGATATTTGCTGATGATCCACATTAATATCACAATGATTCATTTCCAGGAATCAGTTTGATTAGTCAATTTCAATTAATCAATTCAGAATTTAATGTTTTGTCCTCTGCAATCATCTTACGTGCAGTAAAATGTTATCGTAAAATATAGACAATGTtttctatctatttttttatttattaaatctgtgtaacaaaagaaaatgtatatatacacttaATAGTGTAGTAAAAACATGCCTGATATCATGGTTCTTCTGActgaattaaatcattatttcagttcattttagaaCAAATACATAATTGTCAAGATATAATTATCGTCAACAATGCATTGCAAAAGCAAGAGGTTGTCTTTACTGAACTGCAAGATCCCACACTTTCTCACCCAATGGTATCAGGTTCAGATGCAGACACATAATCTGCCGAGGCTGTTCACACTCAGGCTTTATGCAGCTCCCGGGAGAGAAGTGCTGAGTTATCTGATAGACACTGGATACAGGAAGACACTTATCAGGTCAAAAGAGAGGAATGTGGGCTGCTGATGACCTGAGAGACACAATAAAGCAAGCTCTGATCCTCTCTAATGGAGTGCTATGAAATTACTGGAAAGGTCTGGAAAGGACGTAATTCAAATCAAATATATGATTCACATTACTTATTTTTagaagcatgtctgtgtgtgtgtttatatatatatatatatatatatatataaaaacacacacacacacactttattcattttaataaaaaatatgtcaaatattttattttacataataaatgatcAGGAAAATGAAGAAATATGTCAAGCATTGCTGGGTTTATCATCATTCATGGCCTTCGCAAATACCAAACACTGGAATTTTCTTAAGGTAGCTAGAGCATGACTTCATCGCCCTTGAACTTTCAAAGCAGCCagattacacacatacacacacatttctctCACAGCATGCACAATTTGCTTTGAGGCAATATCAGGatggaagaaagaaagtgtttctgttataaaaattttttttaaaaaaacgtaCCAAATACATTCAACAGCACTCACCGTCCACGTCATTAACTTCTTCTGCTACTTTCAGATTCGTTCTCACCCTTATTCTCCCATTATAATGTTCCCGACCTGTGTGATGGAAAACCCCTTGTGCGGGGCAGAAATTCTTCTCTTAGACACCAAAATCCTGTCACCTCAGGCCCCAAACAACACTAGCCCCACAACAGCCCAACGCTGATATGAAACAAAGAACGGATTCATATCAGTTCCACCTCAGGACTGTATTCTCTCCTTCCCCTCCTCTTGTTCAGCCCACCCACCAACCCCCTGATCCATCTCGTTTCCCTAGCTTAAAAACCCTGCAATAATAACCCAGATCAGGTTAAACTGCGTATAAGGACAGGCCTTTCTCACACCTCTACCTCCCAACCCTGAGGCCAAAATCTTCTACAGCCATCCCCAACCTCACCACAACACCAAAACCTAACCATGTTAGccgaatttaaaacattttgtccATAGAgcgtgaaaaaaacaaaaacaaatcttgaccctatttactttcatcgtatgtacaaaaacaaaagaagacattCCTCACAGAAGAAGGagagtcatacatgtttggaaatgATAACTCAATATAATCATTTTCAAGTAAACTAAACCTTTAAGGTAAGAAAACTCAATGCAGCTACAATGAATGAATACAGATCATTACTAAAATCCATTGTCAATCAAGGATAATTGATTAGTTACTTCACTAAACAGAAGAGACTGTGTGTGGTACATCTTTGGCTGAGTGCTATGGATTGTCTTTATTGCGATGACTAAGTTTATTGCCATCTATCTTTGGTTCATTACACAGTGACTATGTTAGCACAAGGAATGATTACATTTTCTGAGAATACGACACACACTCCCAGTTACTGAGGAAAAACAGTCCTTAGGCCTGTTTATTACTATGAATCAGTCGATCTGTTGGGTATTATGTATGAGAAAAAGGAGGAAGGGATAAAAACACTGGGAATGTTGGTcaaccattatttaaaaaaagcccAATAATTTCCCTTGTATCACTCTGAAGGGGTTATTTCATAATtgcttacataaataaataaagctgcttACTAACTTATAAGTGAAAATAGTAAAGAAAGTCTGGTTCTGGTCTGTATATTTTTTGATTCGCTATAAGAAGAGCCACCTCACTAGATTCATTTGTTCTGTAATCTGATTACACTGTCAGTGCtgtgtgttttttattcatttaaaaggaCTGCCCCACTAGAATTATTTAATCTGCAGTCAGACTACACTGTTTGTGCTTTGTGTTTTCTTGATTGACTAAAAAGGAACGGCTAAGTAAAGTCATTCATCTGGAAATCAGAGTACACAGGTTGCATGGTTTCTTGATTCACTAAATAGAACTGGCTCCCTAGATTCATTCGCTCTGGAATCAGACTATACTGGCTGTGCTATATGTTTTacgattcactaaaaataatcattaaagtcAATCGTTTGGAAAATCAGAGTACACTGGTTGGGATGTATGctttttgattcactaaatgGACTGACTCATAAGTAGGGCTGCAAAACTTCT is from Carassius auratus strain Wakin chromosome 25, ASM336829v1, whole genome shotgun sequence and encodes:
- the LOC113043085 gene encoding solute carrier family 45 member 3-like; amino-acid sequence: MTGWRSQWRLVLLNSLTCGLEICVAAGITYVPPLLLEAGVEEQYMTMVLGIGPVLGLLFIPLIGSASDHCNSSYGRRRPFIWLLSLGVLLALFIIPHADVLAANLSWGSSRRNQALQVGLLILGVGLLDFCGQVCFTPLEALLSDLYRDRDDCGQAFAMFSFMVSLGGCVGYLLPALDWSGGLLSFYLGGQAECLFSLLILIFMVSVLVTMKVSEEPLSTLEPGPPEPRRCFPRSCCYLFQCKLWALKSGPLMCLLRTCWSMTPAIYRSYCHVPRVMQQLCLAQLCSWMGVMSFMLFYTDFVGEGLYEGVPSAAPGTALRQRYDEGIRMGSLGLFLQCATSTFFSLVMSRLVRLFGSRAVYLSSMVCFTISALVICLSKSVLLVTAMSALTGFAYATLQTLPYTLTCHYHKEKEVYMQNSKTPKPHTNGFTITRDSVCLTLDSGPGDLNHKSGISNGHVPHSRDEPGYYPSLYQNGAHLGLESEDFEKRGVGLDFAILDSTFLLSQVFPTLFMGMIVQFTESVTMYIASSAIFGAIGIYFATHIIFDQKDLRS